From uncultured Pseudodesulfovibrio sp.:
TCATGAAGCCCGGTTACTACTTTGAAAAAGAAGAAGGTCTGTACATGCAGCAGATCACCAAGCTGATCCTGAATGTTGGCGGCGTACCTGGCAACTGGGCTGAGCCTGTTGGTCTTCCGTGCGAAATCGTTCCCCTGATCAAACCGTATGGTTTGTGGACCGGTAATGTCTTCAAGGCACAGGTTCTGTCTGAAGGCAAGCCTGTAGCCGGTGCTGAAGTTGAAGTCGAGTACATGAGTCATATGCCCAACCTGAAAACCAACTCCATGCCCGCAGAGTCCACAGTGACATATCCGCAGGGTTCCTTTGTCACCCAGACCATCTTCACTGATGCTGATGGTTACATCACCTTTGGTATCCCCAAGGCTGGTTGGTGGGGCTTTGCAGCTCTCGGTGTTGGTCCCGAAAAGGAATACAAAGGCAAGGAACTTGGTCAGGACGCAGTTATCTGGGTCAAGGCCGAAGACATGAAATAGAATGGTATTCCCCCTCTAGATAGTGAGAGTCATACCCTCCCCGCAGGTGCGGCGGCTTGCCTAAGAGCCGCCGCACCGACCTGCGGATAGCGGACTGTGATGGACTTTTTGTGCGTGAGAGCTTGGCGAGAAGGCGGTGTGCAGATGGACGAAAAAATACGGGTGACGCAATGCGAGGTGGTTGTTCCACCCGCTGGCGGAATTTTTGAAACTCAGCTCGTCGTGATTGTTGCATTTGTGACCATTGTTTTGTGCGGATGCGGCATCCTTTTACGAAGTTTCGGGGCAGAGGAATATACGGTCCCTGGGTGGCAGGTTGATGCTTTCAGCGATCTTCAACCTGAAGAGCTCGCTATTTTCAATGCGCTTCTTACATCAGCTCCTGAGATTGAAATGATTCATGAAGATGAGTTTGATTGGCCGTCGGTGACGGAATTGGCTGAGGCTCAACTGCCTCCGTTTGTCCAGGATTCATCGTGGCGTAGTGACGGGAGTTATCATTGGATACGGAACATTATCAGTACAGAGGACAAACATATTGTTCTGTATATGGGAAATCCTGGTGATGACATCAAAACAGGCTCTTTTCTGCTGGTGATGTTGCATGACCATGTCAAGAAACAAGGGAATGCGGGAGTGGCCAGTCATGTTCCCTTTGAAGTCTGGATTCATCCTTCTTCCTCTCCTTCGTTTCCGGGAATGAGCACGGATCAGGCATTGATCAATGGTGGATGGCGAGAAGTGGTTGCTCGGAAGGGTGAGCGTGAGATGAAAAAATCTCGAGGCGAGGATTACTTTTAATGATTCGTAAGTTACTATATAGTATCGTTTTTGGTTTGTTTATGGTGAGTGCTGCGTACCCCGCTGAAGATATTCCCCGCATTGGTGTGACACTGCATCCGTACTATAGCTTTGTGAAAGCTATCGTCGGCGATACTGCCGAAGTCGTTCCCCTCATTGGTGAAGGGTTTAATCCTCATAATTACCGGCCTCAGCCCGAGGATATCAAGAAATGCATGACGTTGGATGTCATGGTCGTCAACGGCATCGGGCATGATGAATTCGCTTTTGAAAGTATTGAAGCAGCCAATTTGAAAGGGAAACTCCCACTTATTTTCGCCAACAAGGACGTTTCGCTTATCCCGGTGAGTGGTCATCTGGATGGCAAGAAAGTTGTCAATCCCCACACATTTGTCTCTGTGACTGCCTCGGTTCGCCAAGTTTATACCATTGCAAAAGAGCTGGGAGAACTGTTTCCTGAGAACGCCTCTCTATACCGAAAGAATGGACGAAAATATGCGGCTCGGCTTCGTCGGATGAAAGCCGAATACATGGAGCGTATAGCCGACTTGCCGGATTTGGATTTTCGTTGCGCTACTATTCACGGCGGGTATGATTACCTTTTTCAGGATTTCGGATTGCAGGTGACCGCTGTTATCGAGCCGGGGCATGGGCTGAAGCCTACGGCCAGCCAGCTTGCCAGAATTATAGATGAAATCAAAAGGCTTGGCGTGAATGTTATTTTTACTGAGATGGCGTTTTCCGACAAATATGTGGACACCATCCATGAGGAGACCGGTATTCGGATTCGTCATTTGTCGCATTTGACCAATGGCGAATATACGGAAGAGGGGTTTGAGAAGGGATTGCGAGCCAATCTTGAAGCCCTGACAAATGCCCTTGTTGACGCAAAAACTGCCAAACAGGGAGGCTGATATGTCCAACGTGACTCTGTTGACAAATGGTCCCACCGTCCACTTTGAGCATTTGGGACTTCGTCTTGGCGGTAACACCATTTTGTCGGATGTGAATTTTACGATTCAACCTGGTTCGATTCATTGCATAATTGGTCCCAATGGAGGCGGCAAGACTTCTCTTATTCGTTCAATGCTCGGACAGATGCCCCACACTGGCGATATTCGTATTTGCTGGGGTGGGCCGACAACGATCGGTTATGTCCCTCAGTCGTTGGATTATGATGACACCTTGCCCATGACGGTCTTGGATTTCATGGCAATGCTTTGCCAACGAAGGCCTGCCTTTCTCGGTTTGAAGCGTAGTAAGCGGTCCTTGATTCACGATGTGTTGCAACGAGTCGGTATGGATTCAAAGATTAACCGACCATTTGGCTCGCTGTCCGGTGGAGAGCGTCAAAGAGTCCTGTTCGCACAAGCCTTAATGCCTCGTCCAAAGTTGCTTATTCTGGACGAACCGACAACCGGTTTGGACCAGGCCGGTACAGCGATTATGCATGATGTGCTGGAAGAATTGCGTCGGGAAGGGACAACGGTCCTTTGTATTCATCATGATCTCTCGGTTGTCCGTGAAATGGGTGATGTTGTGACGTGTATCAATCGGCAATTGTTGTTTTCGGGGCCTCCGGTCGAGGAATTGACTCCTGAACGTGTGTTTTCTGTTTTTTCTTCAGTCAAGGCGGCCTGATTTGATGGATTTTATTTACGACTTTCTTCGACTTCCGCTCATGGAGATGGGCAAGGCTGGGGTGCTACCTGAATTCTTTCAATACGCTTTCGTTATCAACGCTCTGTTATGTGCATTGGTGGCTGGACCGCTTCTTGGTGGCATAGGTACCATGGTGGTTTCAAAGCGGTTGGCCTTTTTCTCTCAGGCAGTAGGGCAGGCCGCCCTGACAGGCGTGGCGCTCGGCGTGTTGCTTGGTGAACCCGTGACCGCCCCGTATGTATCCTTGTTCGGGTTTTGTATCCTGTTCGCACTGACTATGAATTACACCCGTAATCGTATGCGCATGAAGCAGGATATTGTCATCGGTGTTTTCCTTTCAGTCTCATTGGCAGTGGGGGCCTGTGTTCTTTTGTATGTCACGGCCAAGGTGAATATGCATGTGTTGGACAATATTCTGTTTGGTTCCATCCTTACGGTGAACAACACGGATATGAACGTTTTGATTGTCATTGCCGGGATATGCGTTGCCGTGGGTATTCCTACCTATAATAAAATGCTACTTGCAAGCTTTAACCCCAGCCTCGCGCAGGTTCGCGGTATCAATGCCAAATTGTATGATTATGTGTTCGTACTCATGATCACGGTTATTACCGTGGCCTGCCTGAAAATTGTAGGGGCCGTACTTGTGGAAGCTTTGCTCATTATCCCGGCGGCGGCTGCGAGAAACGTCAGCCGTTCCGTGCGTGGCTTTTTCTTTTATAGTGTCATCTTTGCCACTGTGAGCTGCGTGCTCGGCATCATTATCCCCATGCAATTTGAAATCCCGGTGCCGTCTGGCGGTGCCATCATACTCGTCGCTTCTATCGTCTTTCTGATGACAGCCGGAGTGCGCATGGCGTCCGGCTCTTTTAAGGAGGCTGCGGTATGAAGAAGTTCCTTATTGTCGGTTTGTTGATGGCATTTATTTCTCTTTGGGCAAGGACAGGTATTGCCGGTAATCCTGAGGAAAAGATCGTTGTTTTGACATCCCTCGGCGCAGTGCAGGCCATGGCTGAAGTCCTGACAGAAAATACATCCATCACGGTGATGAACAGCATCCCGCAAGGATATTCCATGCGAGGACAGGACGCTTATTTCAAAAAGCATAGGGAAGCGTTCTTTCAATCGGCAGCCAAAGCAGACGCTGTACTTACCGTTGGATCAGCTTGGCCGGCTGACCCTCTGTACAAATGGGCCAGACGGAGCAACATCCGAGTGGTCAATATCGACGCGACCAGACCTTTGGACGAATACGGCGCGGGTGTGCCGTTGGTGACGGTACAAGGAAAGAACGTTCCGTTTGTCTGGCGTAGCCCCGCTAATATGACCCGTATGGGGGCCATTACAGCCGATGACCTTTCGCGTCTTGTCCCTGCGGAAGCTTCGACGATCAAGGTCAATCTCAAGAGAATGCAGTCCGTTCTGTTCAGAATCCGGTCAAAGTATGAAGCGGCGTTTACTGACCTTGAGAGTGTGGACATTGCTGCGTTGACTGGTGCGTATACCCCATTAATCGATGAATTCGGATTGGATGTCATTGTCTACGCCCTCAAGCCTGAAGTCGAGTGGACGGAAAATGATGCAAAGGGTTTTGCCGAACAGTTGAAATCCGGCGGTATTAAAGCCGTTGCCTGTGCATGGGAGCCGGATGAGAAGGTGCGAAAGGCTCTTTTGATGGGCGGTGCTGTCCCTGTGGTACTGGAGAAGTTCGTTCGCGAATCAGATGTCGAACCGATACTCTCCTTGAGCAACTGGTATGAGCGCAATTTGTCACGTCTCCTTGTGGCGCTACAGGATTAATCTCGGAGGAAGTCATGGATACCATCTTTGCGATTGTAATCATTGTCGTGGCTGTGGCCTATTTGCTCAAGCGCAGGTTTACCGGGCGTAACAGCGGGAAAGGAAGTGCTACCTGCGGGTGCTCCGGGTGCGATTGCACCTCGTGCGGAGGGCGCGGTGTTGACGGGGATAGTCAATCTCCTTTTAAAAGAAAATAACCAATGTGGACGGGGGTTCATAATGTCTTTTTGTAAATCGAAAATTATGTATGTGAGTTTGCTCTTTGTCGTAGCCATGATGATCACTGCCTTGGGCGTTGACATTGCGTCGGCTCATTCAATGTTTATTCAATCCGGTCGCCACAGGGTGGATGAGGGAAAGAAAACACCGCTCTTTTTTTGTTATGGACATCATTTTCCTGTAGATGACGGTGTGCGTCGGAATAAGCTTGCATCGGTGAATGTTTTTGATCCGTCCGGGCAGGCAACCGCAATTCAGCTGCGCGATGAAACCTGTCTGCATTCTTACATGGTCGAGTACGACAAGCCCGGTGTCTATGTGTTGGCCGCAGAGACCAATCCCGGTTTTTATACCAAGTGGGTAGATAAAAAAGGGCGCAATCGCAGTACCATCAAACCCATGAGTGCGGTTGTGGACAAAGCTTCGAAAATTGAGAAATCCCTGTATAGCAAACAGTATGCAAAGACATATGTTCGTTGTGGCGCTTCTGATGGACTCTATCAGGCCCATGTGGGACTGCCGCTTGAACTGGTTCCCATGCAGGACCCGACAACATTGAAGCCTGGGGATGTCTTGTCCCTAAAAGTCTTTCGTGATGGTAAACGATACTTTGGTTCAGGATCCTGGGATGCCACCTATGCGGGGTTTTCTACGGAATCAGAGGATCTGTATCATCCAAGAGCCACTGCATCCGGCGATACCATTAAGGTTTCCCTCGACCAACCGGGACGGTGGTTTATTCGGTATTTCATAAAGACCGACGCCACACCTGAAAACAAGGATAAATATCTGCAACAGAAGCAGACAGCCACACTTGTGATTCTCGTCCCTAACGAGCGCAAACAACCCGTGGCTCACCATTAGGCATTTTATGTGACCTCAGGGCGTTTGGGGGATCGTTGGAGTGCGTCCTCGAACTCCAGTGGATAGGCGATCCCCCACGCCCTTTTTGAGTCTCTTTTTACATATTTTTCTTCCGTTTCTTATTTGAGATCCGGGGTCATTTGTGAACTATAAGATTCTCAAATCATTTGGGAATTTATCTCGATATTGATACGGTGTTGCAGTTTCTCGTATATACTACTTCTGCGGTATTAAATTAATATAAATTAATGTGTTGACGATATCTTTTTTTATTGGTTATGCACCGTCACTGCATTGAAAATGAATTTCATAATCAACGATTCGTTCGGGATTGGGAAGGCCGACGAGAACAGAAAAGGGGAGGTCGTTTTGAAACGCCTTTTGGCTATTATGGCAGTTGTGACATGTTTAACTTTTGGTGAAGGGCTTCCTTCGGCGCATGCTGGACCTGTTATGGGCGGCGGAAGTGATTCCGAGGCAACCCTGAAGGACAGGCCCGATACAAAACCTGTCAAGTGCGTGGGCTTGATCAACATGTCAAACGGGATAGTTCTCCCTAA
This genomic window contains:
- a CDS encoding DUF4198 domain-containing protein — protein: MMKRFIPLMAAACVLTLVGSAFAHFMVVYTPEIALQESKNLDMRIMFTHPAEAGHMMDMGGVEEFYVVSQRGDSKVKKTDLKGYLKDIVWKNPEAQAPAFSAMIPKKVVRSMGDYVFVMKPGYYFEKEEGLYMQQITKLILNVGGVPGNWAEPVGLPCEIVPLIKPYGLWTGNVFKAQVLSEGKPVAGAEVEVEYMSHMPNLKTNSMPAESTVTYPQGSFVTQTIFTDADGYITFGIPKAGWWGFAALGVGPEKEYKGKELGQDAVIWVKAEDMK
- a CDS encoding zinc ABC transporter substrate-binding protein, producing the protein MIRKLLYSIVFGLFMVSAAYPAEDIPRIGVTLHPYYSFVKAIVGDTAEVVPLIGEGFNPHNYRPQPEDIKKCMTLDVMVVNGIGHDEFAFESIEAANLKGKLPLIFANKDVSLIPVSGHLDGKKVVNPHTFVSVTASVRQVYTIAKELGELFPENASLYRKNGRKYAARLRRMKAEYMERIADLPDLDFRCATIHGGYDYLFQDFGLQVTAVIEPGHGLKPTASQLARIIDEIKRLGVNVIFTEMAFSDKYVDTIHEETGIRIRHLSHLTNGEYTEEGFEKGLRANLEALTNALVDAKTAKQGG
- a CDS encoding metal ABC transporter ATP-binding protein, which translates into the protein MSNVTLLTNGPTVHFEHLGLRLGGNTILSDVNFTIQPGSIHCIIGPNGGGKTSLIRSMLGQMPHTGDIRICWGGPTTIGYVPQSLDYDDTLPMTVLDFMAMLCQRRPAFLGLKRSKRSLIHDVLQRVGMDSKINRPFGSLSGGERQRVLFAQALMPRPKLLILDEPTTGLDQAGTAIMHDVLEELRREGTTVLCIHHDLSVVREMGDVVTCINRQLLFSGPPVEELTPERVFSVFSSVKAA
- a CDS encoding metal ABC transporter permease, whose protein sequence is MDFIYDFLRLPLMEMGKAGVLPEFFQYAFVINALLCALVAGPLLGGIGTMVVSKRLAFFSQAVGQAALTGVALGVLLGEPVTAPYVSLFGFCILFALTMNYTRNRMRMKQDIVIGVFLSVSLAVGACVLLYVTAKVNMHVLDNILFGSILTVNNTDMNVLIVIAGICVAVGIPTYNKMLLASFNPSLAQVRGINAKLYDYVFVLMITVITVACLKIVGAVLVEALLIIPAAAARNVSRSVRGFFFYSVIFATVSCVLGIIIPMQFEIPVPSGGAIILVASIVFLMTAGVRMASGSFKEAAV
- a CDS encoding zinc ABC transporter substrate-binding protein, producing the protein MKKFLIVGLLMAFISLWARTGIAGNPEEKIVVLTSLGAVQAMAEVLTENTSITVMNSIPQGYSMRGQDAYFKKHREAFFQSAAKADAVLTVGSAWPADPLYKWARRSNIRVVNIDATRPLDEYGAGVPLVTVQGKNVPFVWRSPANMTRMGAITADDLSRLVPAEASTIKVNLKRMQSVLFRIRSKYEAAFTDLESVDIAALTGAYTPLIDEFGLDVIVYALKPEVEWTENDAKGFAEQLKSGGIKAVACAWEPDEKVRKALLMGGAVPVVLEKFVRESDVEPILSLSNWYERNLSRLLVALQD
- a CDS encoding FeoB-associated Cys-rich membrane protein encodes the protein MDTIFAIVIIVVAVAYLLKRRFTGRNSGKGSATCGCSGCDCTSCGGRGVDGDSQSPFKRK
- a CDS encoding DUF4198 domain-containing protein: MYVSLLFVVAMMITALGVDIASAHSMFIQSGRHRVDEGKKTPLFFCYGHHFPVDDGVRRNKLASVNVFDPSGQATAIQLRDETCLHSYMVEYDKPGVYVLAAETNPGFYTKWVDKKGRNRSTIKPMSAVVDKASKIEKSLYSKQYAKTYVRCGASDGLYQAHVGLPLELVPMQDPTTLKPGDVLSLKVFRDGKRYFGSGSWDATYAGFSTESEDLYHPRATASGDTIKVSLDQPGRWFIRYFIKTDATPENKDKYLQQKQTATLVILVPNERKQPVAHH